Genomic segment of Lentisphaera araneosa HTCC2155:
ATTCCGAAGGTAAATGGATGATCAAACTCAAGCCCATGCCCGCTTCTAGTGAAAGTCGTTCTATAATAATAAGCGATGGTAATAAGACTCTTAATATCGACGATGTTTTAGTAGGTGAAGTTTGGCTTTGCTCTGGTCAATCCAATATGGATTTTGGCCTTGGTGGTGTTTGCCGTAAGACCAGGAACCCAAAATATCAGCCCATTGCCGATTTCATGAATGAAGAGATCAAAGATATTAATGATACACTCTTTCGTCAAATGACTGTTCGCCGCGAGCTCTCACCACTTAGTGAAAAAGAGAATGTCGCTGGTGCTTGGTACCCGGCTAATCAACGTTTTGTCAAAGGTTTCACTGCGGTAGGTTTTAATTTTGGTCGCGAACTTCGCAAAGAACTCAAAATCCCCGTAGGACTCATCAAATGTGCTTGGGGCGGGACTCGGGTTGAGGCTTGGTTGCCAACAGCGCAATACCAAAGTGATGATGAGCTTAAACAATATTATGATGCGGAGATCGCAAAGCTCAAGGACACCCTTTCCTCTTGGGACAAAGATAAAGTAGCGGCTGAAAACAAAGCCAAAATTGAAGCTCATAAAATAGCTGGAGAGAAAGCTAAAGTGGCAGGTAAAAAACGTCCGCATTATCCGCGACTACAGAAGAACCCAGACGAGAACAACACTCTTCCTTCTACACTATATTATGCGATGATTGCCCCACTCGTTCCCTACGCCATGAAAGGAGCGATTTGGTATCAGGGCGAAGCCAATGCGAGTTTTGCTACAGATCAGTACGAAAAACGTTTTAGTAAAATGATTGAGGGTTGGCGTCAGGCTTGGGATTTGCCTCTAGATTTTTATTGGTGCCAATTAGCTCAGTTTAAAAAAACACTCAAAGAACCCGCTCCAGCAAGCACATGGGTTCAGATTCAGCACCAACAAAGTCTATGTATGAAACTTCCAAATTCTGGCATGGCGGTACTCAATGATATTGGCGACGCAGCCGATATTCACCCCATTAATAAAATTGATGCGGGTAAAAGACTCGCTCTTTGGGCACTCAATAAATCCTATAAGAAAAAAGATGTCGTTCATAGCGGTCCGACTTATAAATCTCACGAAATCAAAGCGAATAAATTCATCATTACTTTCGATAATACGGGTTCCGGTTTAATGACTGCAAAGAAAGTTCTACACCTGCCAGTTGAACAAAGTGATGAAGCTCCTGAGATGTTTCAGATTTGTGGATCAGATGGCGTTTGGCAATGGGCTGAGACAAAAATCATCTCTTCCAATCAAGTTGAAGTGAGTCACCCTAAAATTTCTCAGCCCCTTGAAGTTCGTTATGCTTGGGGATCCAATCCAGAAGGCGCCAACCTTTATAACAAAGAAGGCCTTTCCACAGGGCTATTCAAAACAGATAAGTAGGAACTACAAATTTTTAGTATGCCCGCGGGGGCTCCCCGCCCGCCGGAGGCATTTATATATGGGGCTGGCCCCGAGATAAAATATTAAATAGGAAAAATAAATTTAACTGCCAGTTGAGGGTGGCAACCCTCACAGGGTTCGGGGCTGGCCCCGAGATCTTAGCTCAATTATCAGTATGTTAACCCCACTCAATCTAAAATTTAGCAAAGGAACTCATATGAAACATAATCCAATCAAACTTTTACTTAGCCTAATGCTGACTTGTTCAGCGCTTTTTGCTGTAGAACCTGGTAGTGCTGAAGA
This window contains:
- a CDS encoding sialate O-acetylesterase, with protein sequence MLKISLVITILLSYSNLMADLKVHQLFSKGAVLQRNQEVPVWGWAKPGDQITISFASQKESTQTDSEGKWMIKLKPMPASSESRSIIISDGNKTLNIDDVLVGEVWLCSGQSNMDFGLGGVCRKTRNPKYQPIADFMNEEIKDINDTLFRQMTVRRELSPLSEKENVAGAWYPANQRFVKGFTAVGFNFGRELRKELKIPVGLIKCAWGGTRVEAWLPTAQYQSDDELKQYYDAEIAKLKDTLSSWDKDKVAAENKAKIEAHKIAGEKAKVAGKKRPHYPRLQKNPDENNTLPSTLYYAMIAPLVPYAMKGAIWYQGEANASFATDQYEKRFSKMIEGWRQAWDLPLDFYWCQLAQFKKTLKEPAPASTWVQIQHQQSLCMKLPNSGMAVLNDIGDAADIHPINKIDAGKRLALWALNKSYKKKDVVHSGPTYKSHEIKANKFIITFDNTGSGLMTAKKVLHLPVEQSDEAPEMFQICGSDGVWQWAETKIISSNQVEVSHPKISQPLEVRYAWGSNPEGANLYNKEGLSTGLFKTDK